A window of the Sporosarcina sp. FSL K6-2383 genome harbors these coding sequences:
- a CDS encoding alpha/beta-type small acid-soluble spore protein, whose amino-acid sequence MASNNSGNSNQLVVPGVRQALDQMKNEIANEFGVQMGPDATSRANGSVGGEITKRLVRQAQQQMGGTNQQ is encoded by the coding sequence ATGGCTAGTAACAACAGCGGTAATTCAAATCAGCTTGTCGTTCCAGGTGTAAGACAAGCACTTGATCAAATGAAAAATGAAATTGCAAACGAATTTGGTGTACAGATGGGCCCAGATGCTACATCGCGTGCCAACGGATCCGTCGGCGGAGAAATTACGAAGCGATTAGTACGTCAGGCGCAACAACAAATGGGTGGCACTAACCAACAATAA
- the thiI gene encoding tRNA uracil 4-sulfurtransferase ThiI, whose product MEWNELLIRYGEISLKGRNRNIFVRKLRNNIKEALSDLPTVVLKSERDRMFMFADDKQDMEQAIERLPYIFGIQSFSPVAKCEATLEAIKETAIDVIGAGETAGKTFKVEIRRTDKSFPLVTGELQQEIAAHVLKQFPELIVQMKKPEILLHVEIRSEGAFLTAKVHKGAAGMPVGSNGHSLLMLSGGIDSPVAGYLMMKRGVSIDAIHFASPPFTSEMSKKKVMDLAEKLSSFGAAVRLHIIPFTEIQQTIVNQVPDNISMTTTRRLMLQIADQVRAEIGALAIVTGESLGQVASQTLESLTAINAVTSTPILRPLVASDKLDIIEIAQKIGTYDISIQPYEDCCTIFSPSNPKTKPKLEKVIHYESFTDFAPMVEEAVNERVTIDLPLQQQDEFEDLL is encoded by the coding sequence ATGGAATGGAACGAATTATTAATCCGCTATGGTGAAATATCATTAAAAGGTCGGAATCGAAATATCTTTGTTAGGAAGTTACGCAATAATATAAAAGAAGCTTTAAGTGATTTACCGACAGTTGTGTTAAAGTCGGAACGCGACCGGATGTTCATGTTTGCAGATGACAAGCAGGACATGGAGCAAGCAATTGAGAGGTTACCATATATTTTTGGCATACAATCCTTCAGTCCGGTCGCAAAATGCGAAGCTACACTTGAAGCAATCAAAGAAACTGCTATCGATGTAATCGGAGCTGGTGAAACGGCAGGAAAAACATTTAAGGTAGAAATTAGGCGGACGGACAAATCATTCCCGCTCGTAACGGGAGAGTTACAACAAGAAATAGCGGCGCATGTATTAAAACAATTTCCTGAATTGATTGTGCAGATGAAAAAACCAGAAATACTATTGCATGTGGAAATTAGAAGTGAAGGTGCTTTCTTGACAGCGAAAGTACATAAGGGCGCTGCTGGTATGCCAGTTGGGTCAAATGGTCATTCGTTATTGATGTTATCAGGAGGCATTGATAGCCCAGTTGCGGGTTACTTAATGATGAAACGCGGAGTGTCAATTGACGCGATTCACTTTGCAAGTCCGCCGTTTACAAGTGAAATGTCAAAAAAGAAAGTTATGGATTTGGCTGAGAAATTAAGTTCTTTCGGTGCGGCAGTCCGTCTTCATATTATTCCGTTTACAGAGATTCAACAAACAATCGTTAATCAGGTACCGGACAACATATCGATGACGACAACGCGGAGATTAATGCTGCAAATTGCCGATCAAGTCCGTGCAGAAATAGGTGCACTCGCTATTGTGACTGGAGAGAGTCTTGGGCAAGTGGCAAGTCAGACGCTTGAAAGTTTGACGGCTATCAATGCCGTAACATCAACGCCGATTTTGCGTCCTCTTGTTGCTTCAGACAAGCTTGATATTATAGAGATTGCACAAAAAATCGGGACTTATGATATTTCGATTCAACCATACGAAGATTGTTGTACAATCTTTTCACCTTCGAATCCAAAAACAAAACCGAAGCTTGAAAAAGTTATCCACTATGAGAGTTTTACTGATTTCGCACCGATGGTTGAGGAAGCGGTGAATGAGCGGGTAACCATTGACTTGCCGCTTCAGCAGCAAGACGAATTCGAAGATTTGTTGTAA
- a CDS encoding cysteine desulfurase family protein: protein MIYFDNSATTVPDESVLNSFVEVNKRFFANPASIHLAGKQAEALLEKSRAQILSILGVPDGQVVFTSGGTEANNLAVIGFAQALRSRGNHLITSEIEHPSVLNAMKYLETQGFEVDYLTVDEQGMISTEELKSKLRVETTVVSIMHVNNEIGTIQPLAECARIIKKCSRALFHSDAVQSFGKLPVSLAGDGPDAITISAHKINGLKGSGLLAFRKGISPQALNFGGGQENGLRSGTVAVADAVSLAKAIRISALDEEQKDFRYWRNRLIRFIEPYRDAVILAPDKAAPHIVSIAFYKVKGEVAVNFFQEKGITVSTSSACSSKSGAAGHVIEAIQLADKYKNGVIRVSFGKDNSEQHVVEFEQVFAQFMELLGRGND, encoded by the coding sequence ATGATTTACTTTGACAACAGCGCGACGACTGTTCCAGATGAAAGTGTCTTGAACTCTTTCGTGGAAGTGAATAAGCGATTTTTTGCAAATCCAGCTTCTATTCATCTTGCGGGGAAGCAAGCGGAAGCCTTGCTAGAAAAATCAAGAGCACAAATTTTATCGATTCTTGGCGTGCCAGATGGTCAAGTTGTATTTACTTCTGGAGGGACAGAAGCGAATAATTTAGCAGTCATCGGTTTTGCACAGGCACTGCGGTCCAGGGGAAACCACCTTATTACGTCAGAAATTGAGCATCCTTCTGTTCTGAATGCGATGAAATATCTAGAAACACAAGGGTTTGAGGTTGATTACTTAACGGTGGATGAACAAGGGATGATTTCTACCGAAGAGCTAAAGAGTAAGCTGCGGGTAGAAACAACTGTAGTAAGTATTATGCATGTTAACAATGAAATTGGCACAATTCAGCCGCTAGCTGAGTGTGCACGTATTATTAAAAAGTGCTCACGCGCATTATTCCATTCGGATGCGGTGCAAAGCTTTGGAAAATTACCAGTTTCGCTGGCGGGCGATGGACCGGACGCTATTACCATCTCAGCCCATAAAATTAATGGTTTAAAAGGGTCGGGTTTATTAGCATTTAGAAAAGGCATTTCACCACAAGCTTTGAACTTTGGTGGAGGTCAAGAAAATGGGCTGCGAAGTGGTACGGTAGCCGTTGCTGATGCTGTTTCACTTGCTAAAGCGATACGTATTAGCGCATTAGATGAAGAGCAGAAGGATTTCAGATATTGGAGAAATCGGCTGATTCGTTTTATCGAGCCTTATAGGGATGCTGTTATCCTTGCACCTGATAAGGCGGCGCCGCATATTGTTTCGATTGCATTTTACAAAGTAAAAGGTGAAGTTGCTGTTAATTTCTTTCAAGAAAAAGGCATTACAGTATCGACTTCCAGTGCTTGTTCTTCGAAAAGTGGCGCCGCCGGGCATGTAATAGAAGCAATTCAATTGGCCGACAAATATAAAAACGGAGTCATCCGGGTAAGTTTTGGGAAAGATAATAGTGAACAACATGTAGTGGAATTCGAGCAGGTATTTGCTCAGTTCATGGAGCTGCTTGGAAGGGGAAATGACTGA